CGGTGCCGAAGGCTGGGCCGGGGCTGACTGCGATCTTGGCATCATCGCGAATGCGGGTCTCAACCTCTTCATGCGACATGCCTGTGCCTGAAAAGTTGACCCAAGCCAGATATGTGGATTGCAGGGGCATGGATGACACGCCCGGAATGCTGTTGATGCCTTCGTCGAACAGGGCTTTGTTGCGCGCCAGATGGGCGATCTGTTCATCCACCCAAACCGCCCCTTCGGGCGAATAGGCTGCGGTGATCATCGCCACGGCCAACATGCCGGGTGCATAGTCCAGCTTGTTAAGCTGGTTGTGCATCTCGGCCCGAAGCCTGCTGTCGGGAATGATCATGTTGCCGGTGCGTTGACCGGCGATGTTGAAGGTCTTGGATGGGGCGGTCAGCGTCACCAACCGCGACCGCGCATCAGGCGCGGCGACGGCCATCGGGACGAAGGTGTTTCCGGGATAAACCAGATCGTGGTGGATTTCATCTGACACCAGCAACAACTCGTTACGGTCAGCAAATTCCGCAACAGCGCGGAGTTCGTTTTCAGTCCAGACCCGGCCCGAAGGGTTTTGCGGCGAACACCACAGAAGTATCTTTTCGTTGCCTGTCAGGCGCGATTGCGCGTCGTCCAGATCAAGCTCGTATCCGTCCCCGCTTAAGGTCAGCGGACATTCCACCACCTCGCGGTTGTTCTTCCGGACTTTATGCGCGAATTCATGATAGACGGGTGTGAAGATCACGATACCATCGCCCGGTTCGCTCCAGACATTCAGGCACAGAGCAATCGCGTTGCCCAACCCCTGACTGGTCAAGACCCAATTCGGGTCGACATCCCAGCCGTGCCGGGTCTTCATCCACCATGCGACGGCGTTCAGATACTCGGGATATTCCCAGGAATACCCAAAGACACCGTGGTCGGCGGCACGCTTTACCGCGTCAATTACACATGGGGCTGTGGGGTAGTCGCTGTCCGCGGTCCACATGGCCAACCCGTCTTCAGGGGATACGCCAAACAACTTCTCCATCTTGTCCCATTTGGACGATTTGGTGCCGCGACGGTCGATGATCTTGTCAAAACTCATGGGGTCTCCTTTCTGGTGGCACGGTAGCGGTTTGGATGTAAGGTGCAAGCCGTGTTGCGTCATGTGCGACAAGAGGTTTCACCGCTTCGTTCTGACGCAACCATTGCGCAGCGAGCGCTCATCCCCTAAATCCACCGCATGAGTATTAAACCGATCCTTATTCACCCCGATCCGCGCCTGAAGAAAGTCGCGGAGGCGGTGCCAGATTTGTCCGAC
This DNA window, taken from Aliiroseovarius sp. F47248L, encodes the following:
- a CDS encoding MalY/PatB family protein, whose amino-acid sequence is MSFDKIIDRRGTKSSKWDKMEKLFGVSPEDGLAMWTADSDYPTAPCVIDAVKRAADHGVFGYSWEYPEYLNAVAWWMKTRHGWDVDPNWVLTSQGLGNAIALCLNVWSEPGDGIVIFTPVYHEFAHKVRKNNREVVECPLTLSGDGYELDLDDAQSRLTGNEKILLWCSPQNPSGRVWTENELRAVAEFADRNELLLVSDEIHHDLVYPGNTFVPMAVAAPDARSRLVTLTAPSKTFNIAGQRTGNMIIPDSRLRAEMHNQLNKLDYAPGMLAVAMITAAYSPEGAVWVDEQIAHLARNKALFDEGINSIPGVSSMPLQSTYLAWVNFSGTGMSHEEVETRIRDDAKIAVSPGPAFGTGGDGFQRFNLATQGARVEEAVVRMKRAFSDLQ